One Mycolicibacterium goodii genomic region harbors:
- a CDS encoding sensor histidine kinase: MSWGRRWWPRSLRRQLVLGVTAIVTVVLLAVGTLSVYSLQNYVSTMSDTEVSRSLAAFGHSYAKHQRGLPDDDEGLTAYVGQAPGNLIAVVHDGEVVQSALFSDGEPRQASPEVTAALDAQDWSDGQTRTVKLPGLGSYRLGSQSVGDGDVLLCGVALDRANLLIARKSGLVAAIVIVALIVTAAGTVAVVRFALRPLRRVAAAAAEVATLRLDGDDHRITVRVREQDTDPGSEVGIVGTTLNRLLSHVDSALAELASSDRRTRQFLTDASHELRTPLAAIQGYAELTRQDSAALPPTTEYALARIESEARRMTRLVDDMLLLSRLGEGQELETDDVDLGDLVVDVANDVAVSAPTHHWVISVPDDPVWVRGDRARLHQVLSNLMTNARIHTPPGVTVTVTLATAGEFVELTVADNGPGIDAEIIPNLFGRFVRADKARSRELGSTGLGLAIVASIVEAHNGSVRVDSDEVATVFTVRLPSAQAEETAAASSKRTW; the protein is encoded by the coding sequence ATGTCATGGGGGAGAAGATGGTGGCCACGGTCACTGCGTCGGCAACTCGTGCTCGGGGTGACCGCGATCGTCACGGTGGTGTTGCTCGCGGTCGGCACGCTGTCGGTGTACAGCCTGCAGAACTACGTCTCGACGATGAGCGACACCGAGGTGTCGCGGTCGCTTGCGGCATTCGGGCATTCGTATGCCAAGCATCAGCGTGGTCTACCCGACGATGACGAGGGGCTGACGGCCTACGTCGGGCAGGCCCCGGGCAATCTGATCGCGGTCGTGCACGACGGTGAGGTGGTGCAGTCGGCGTTGTTCTCCGACGGGGAACCGCGTCAGGCATCACCGGAGGTGACGGCCGCACTCGATGCGCAGGACTGGAGCGACGGCCAGACGCGGACGGTCAAACTGCCAGGCCTCGGTTCGTACCGGCTAGGAAGCCAATCCGTCGGGGACGGTGATGTTCTGCTGTGCGGTGTGGCCCTCGACCGGGCGAACCTGCTGATCGCCCGTAAGTCGGGATTGGTGGCGGCGATCGTCATCGTTGCGCTGATCGTCACGGCGGCAGGCACCGTCGCGGTGGTGCGGTTCGCGCTACGTCCGCTGCGCCGGGTGGCTGCGGCCGCGGCCGAGGTGGCGACGCTGCGCCTCGACGGCGACGATCATCGGATCACGGTGCGGGTGCGCGAGCAGGACACCGACCCCGGCAGCGAGGTCGGCATCGTGGGTACCACGCTCAACCGACTGCTCAGTCACGTCGACAGTGCGCTGGCCGAACTTGCCTCATCCGACCGGCGCACCCGGCAGTTCCTCACCGATGCGAGCCACGAACTGCGTACACCGCTCGCGGCGATCCAGGGGTACGCCGAACTCACCCGGCAGGACAGCGCCGCGTTGCCGCCGACCACCGAGTACGCGCTGGCCAGGATCGAATCCGAGGCGCGCAGGATGACCAGGCTGGTCGATGACATGCTGCTGCTGTCCCGGTTGGGCGAGGGGCAGGAACTGGAGACCGACGACGTCGATCTCGGCGATCTCGTGGTCGACGTGGCCAACGACGTGGCGGTATCGGCCCCCACGCACCACTGGGTCATATCGGTACCCGACGATCCGGTATGGGTACGCGGCGACCGGGCCCGGCTACACCAGGTGCTCAGCAATCTGATGACCAACGCGCGCATTCACACTCCGCCAGGGGTGACCGTAACGGTGACGTTGGCCACAGCCGGTGAATTCGTCGAACTCACGGTGGCCGACAATGGCCCGGGAATTGACGCCGAGATTATTCCCAATCTGTTCGGTCGATTTGTGCGCGCCGACAAGGCCCGTTCGCGGGAGCTGGGCAGCACCGGGCTGGGCCTGGCGATCGTCGCGTCGATCGTGGAGGCTCACAATGGTTCTGTCCGTGTGGATTCCGACGAAGTTGCCACGGTGTTCACGGTCCGGCTCCCTTCGGCGCAGGCCGAGGAGACGGCCGCGGCGTCGTCGAAACGGACCTGGTGA
- a CDS encoding PepSY domain-containing protein produces the protein MRTTILATVTAGLALTGMALAGSAGAAPTGDTSADETIRQLQAEGYRVIQTRVGSGSSDNCSVSAVRPGRNITELRPSARGNTEEFVRYTTVYVDLKCG, from the coding sequence ATGCGAACCACAATTCTCGCCACAGTCACCGCAGGCCTCGCCCTCACCGGCATGGCTCTCGCCGGGTCCGCCGGCGCCGCGCCCACGGGTGACACGTCGGCAGATGAAACCATTCGACAGTTGCAGGCCGAGGGTTATCGCGTCATCCAGACCCGCGTCGGCAGCGGTTCCTCCGACAACTGCTCGGTGAGCGCCGTGCGTCCCGGTCGCAACATCACCGAACTGAGGCCGTCGGCGCGCGGCAACACCGAGGAGTTCGTCCGCTACACCACGGTGTACGTCGACCTCAAATGTGGCTGA
- a CDS encoding APC family permease: MSESLQTDPRSDTGDAGLRRGVMGGGELAAQAIANIAPSAVIAFTAAAIYTTASGGTWISFALATVVILSVGYCISQFAKRRSSAGSLYSYAATALGPFGAYLTGVSLMIGCFGIAAGSLSGAVAYTATLLNQLGMPVHGLGAQMVLAVLLGALATLFTIRGIRLSARVSLVLELISVSIITLLLVVTMIHLGPRAFDAGQFTFDDLQPSGIAVGMVLAILGFVGFSSADALAREAKDPYRAVPRAIMWSAAGVGVLYVFAAYTQVAALGPALGESAQPLDDIATLVGMPTWFNPILNFGIAASFFAVVVAPMNVIGRILYVMGKEGVVPSAIGRTHPTHLTPHRALLSVGPLVIAVPVVLYLCDVDAMDVVTWVDTYGTYGYMVAYAAAALATVVYLRSINARVPLVWPAATVAIVSMAYVFYANVYPVPPFPLNIIPWLFIATIVVALAWYGTLRRRSPHVISRIGTSDVETLEGVG, translated from the coding sequence GTGTCCGAATCTCTTCAGACCGATCCCCGCTCCGACACCGGCGACGCCGGGCTGCGTCGGGGCGTGATGGGTGGCGGCGAGCTCGCCGCCCAGGCCATCGCCAACATCGCGCCGAGCGCCGTGATCGCGTTCACCGCCGCAGCGATCTACACCACCGCAAGCGGCGGCACGTGGATCTCCTTCGCCCTTGCCACCGTCGTGATCCTGTCGGTCGGCTACTGCATATCGCAGTTCGCCAAACGACGTTCGTCGGCGGGTTCGCTGTACAGTTATGCCGCTACCGCGCTCGGCCCCTTCGGTGCGTACCTGACCGGCGTGAGCCTGATGATCGGGTGCTTCGGTATCGCGGCCGGATCGCTCAGCGGCGCGGTGGCCTACACCGCGACGCTGCTCAATCAGCTCGGGATGCCGGTCCACGGACTGGGCGCCCAAATGGTGCTCGCGGTACTGCTCGGAGCGCTGGCGACGCTGTTCACCATCCGCGGGATTCGGCTTTCCGCACGGGTTTCACTTGTGCTGGAACTGATTTCGGTGTCGATCATCACGCTGTTGCTGGTCGTCACGATGATTCACCTCGGCCCGCGAGCCTTCGACGCCGGCCAGTTCACCTTCGATGACCTCCAACCGTCGGGCATCGCCGTCGGCATGGTGTTGGCGATCTTGGGGTTCGTCGGCTTCTCCAGCGCCGATGCGCTCGCCCGTGAGGCCAAGGATCCCTACCGTGCGGTTCCCCGCGCGATCATGTGGAGCGCCGCAGGCGTCGGTGTGCTCTACGTGTTCGCCGCCTACACGCAGGTCGCCGCGCTCGGCCCGGCGCTCGGAGAGTCCGCACAACCCCTCGACGACATCGCGACGCTGGTCGGTATGCCGACGTGGTTCAACCCGATCCTCAACTTCGGAATCGCGGCATCGTTCTTCGCCGTCGTGGTCGCGCCGATGAACGTGATCGGCCGAATCCTCTACGTCATGGGCAAAGAGGGTGTGGTCCCGTCGGCCATCGGCCGCACCCACCCCACCCACCTGACCCCGCACCGGGCCCTGCTCTCGGTGGGACCGCTGGTCATCGCCGTCCCGGTCGTGCTGTATCTGTGCGACGTCGACGCCATGGATGTCGTCACCTGGGTGGACACCTACGGCACGTACGGCTACATGGTGGCGTATGCGGCGGCCGCGCTGGCCACGGTCGTCTACCTGCGCAGCATCAACGCCCGGGTTCCTCTGGTCTGGCCTGCCGCCACGGTGGCCATCGTGTCGATGGCGTACGTGTTCTACGCGAATGTGTATCCGGTTCCGCCGTTCCCGCTCAACATCATCCCGTGGCTGTTCATCGCCACGATCGTGGTGGCTCTCGCGTGGTACGGAACCCTGCGCAGGCGTTCGCCGCACGTCATCTCCAGAATCGGCACCAGCGACGTGGAGACGCTCGAGGGCGTCGGCTGA
- a CDS encoding zinc-binding dehydrogenase, with amino-acid sequence MSAPDNTQDHPASTSIRAAVFDGAISVESVELAAPRPGEVRVKIAAAGVCHSDLHVTTGAWDVPAPVVLGHEGSGVVTAVGEGVDDLEPGDHVVLSWVPGCGQCRYCQAGRPAQCSLVANVVAGRGTLYDGTTRLSNERGTIHHYLGVSSYAEQVVVPRSGAIKVRKDAPLEDIAIVGCAIATGVGAVRNTAGVEPGSTVAVIGCGGVGLACVQGARLAGASRIVAIDVVSEKLELATKLGATDTIDAAASEDVVAAMRAIEADGYDYVFDAIGKITTTEQAIAALGLGGAAVIVGLPPQGERASFDPLALAEGDQRILGSNYGSAVPERDIPALVDEVMAGNLDLASMISGRRPLEEAAAALDDLAAGHALRQLLIPSA; translated from the coding sequence GTGTCCGCACCTGACAACACCCAGGACCATCCCGCCTCGACGAGCATCCGGGCCGCCGTGTTCGACGGCGCCATCTCTGTCGAGTCGGTCGAACTCGCAGCCCCCCGGCCCGGCGAGGTGCGCGTGAAGATCGCCGCCGCGGGCGTCTGCCATTCCGATCTGCATGTCACCACCGGCGCCTGGGATGTACCTGCTCCCGTGGTGCTCGGGCACGAGGGTTCCGGGGTCGTCACCGCGGTCGGCGAAGGGGTCGACGATCTCGAACCAGGCGATCACGTGGTGCTGAGCTGGGTGCCGGGCTGCGGACAGTGCCGGTACTGCCAGGCCGGACGGCCCGCTCAGTGCTCGCTCGTGGCCAATGTGGTCGCCGGCCGTGGCACCCTGTACGACGGCACCACACGGTTGTCCAATGAACGCGGGACCATCCATCACTACCTCGGTGTGTCCTCGTATGCCGAGCAGGTCGTGGTTCCTCGCAGTGGGGCCATCAAGGTCCGCAAGGACGCGCCGCTGGAGGACATCGCGATCGTCGGTTGCGCGATCGCGACCGGGGTCGGCGCGGTGCGCAACACCGCGGGTGTCGAGCCGGGTTCGACGGTGGCGGTGATCGGCTGCGGCGGTGTGGGCCTGGCCTGCGTGCAGGGAGCCCGCCTCGCCGGCGCATCGCGCATCGTCGCCATCGATGTCGTCTCCGAAAAACTGGAACTGGCAACGAAACTCGGCGCGACCGACACGATCGACGCCGCGGCGAGCGAGGACGTCGTCGCCGCCATGCGCGCGATCGAAGCCGACGGCTACGACTACGTGTTCGATGCCATCGGCAAGATCACGACCACCGAACAAGCCATTGCTGCACTGGGTCTCGGCGGAGCCGCGGTCATCGTCGGCCTGCCCCCGCAGGGTGAGCGCGCCAGCTTCGACCCGCTGGCCCTTGCCGAGGGCGATCAGCGGATCCTCGGGTCCAACTATGGCTCCGCGGTGCCCGAGCGCGACATCCCCGCGCTGGTCGACGAGGTCATGGCCGGAAACCTCGACCTCGCCTCGATGATCTCCGGACGCCGGCCGCTCGAAGAGGCCGCCGCCGCGCTCGACGATCTCGCAGCCGGACACGCGCTGCGACAACTCCTCATCCCTTCCGCCTGA